ACTCTGTATGCATTCTGTCAGCACCATTCTCATCTGAATCTTCCTCATCACCATGGAGAAGAAGGTTACAAAAATGACGATTTGCGCCTTggttgagcaactgaattaatGGAACCAATGTCATGTTAAATTTGCTTGAATTAGAcattgtaaattaattaagcaGCTAGCTAGCActtgttaagttgttatttgaGCTTTAATTAGTTTGTAATATCACATTAAACCTAAAGTTGGTTCCATACTCTCCATCTAGGTAGAGAATTAGCAAGCTAGcttatgatgttttatttgcaaGAAGTGTGGtctgaaaaacaaaatatgactGTATTTTATTATCTATAAGTTTATATTGTTGGGTGAGTATGTTATATATATTGCTTGCTTTAATTTAGTTGCTTGTGCAAGAATTCATATGACTTGCATAATGTATAGTATTTGAATTCATTTTTATGGCTGGTTGGTTTCTAAATTGTGTTATCCTCTTCATTTGTTGTCTTAATTTgaccaaattaatatttttttttaggggaccaaattgatatGTCAAGAGGCTATTTTGATTATCTAGAATATCATAAAAGATATCTGCGTGTTTATTCACACGTTAAAGTGAATGCAGACGTGCGTTTTCGATGAAGCTAGGATACAAAGCTTCTTAAAATTGCATCAAAATTGACATTGGAAGATGGTATTAGCAATTAAAACGTATAACCAAACAAGCTAATCATCTTCAAAAGAGTACAATTTTGATTTAAGCAAGATCTTTTCCTTGGTACTAGCTAGATTTAGCAAACTTTGGATGGTCGTGTTTTCAATTTTCTTGTTAATAGTGTAATAGTCCTTTTGTCTTGTACCATGAGTTGTGTACTTTGATATGTACTTTGAATCAATGGTTCCCTATTGGCCCATTGTACTCTATTCaactaaatttttattaaaataaccaTATTACTTGGTTAACATCTAactgtaaaaaaatatagttgagTATATAATCAAACAAGATATTATTTTAACCGAGATAGACATGCAAAGTTTATAcaagatatttttttcatagGTAAGTCCTGACATGCAATATTAAAGAGATGTTTTAGCATCAAGGACAAGAATTGATCATGTGTTGTCCAAGTGGGACTCATCaataaataagaaattgaaTACTTTTGTCTTAGAGAAAGGAATATGTACGTCACAATTTGAGAGCACTAATTTGCTAACCAAAAATAACTTAGTGTTGTTTGTGAGATTCTTCTAGAGTTTGTACGTATGTGTTAACTTGATGCAACATTACATTGCATGTAGGGATATGGGGCATGAGGGAAGCTAATATGGATGGAGAAGAGTACAagataaaaaagttatatataactctaggtgccatttaatttgggaaaggagagttctttcccaccatgggaaagttgatcatgtccattagattaaatgaggaacatattcctatcatactatctcaaccactagattatttttttatactatctttcacactctctctttcataaattaaatggcaccataACTCTATATTCGAATTAACTGGTATCTACTCCAGGTGGCATTTAGCCTGAACCAATGAAAGTATTGGTCCATGATGGACCAAAAATTAAAGCCATTAGATTAACATGTAAGCACAATAATACTATACATCATACACATctgatttatttactttctctaaagtttcctttactttctttctCTTCCTTGTGGAAGACCATTCACATCTCttcaattttggaaaaaaaatcttaatgaacAACATGGTGATCTACCTCAAACCCACATTCAACTCAACAAAGAGTATTTTCTAGACAGGTTCATTCAACTCTCATGTTTAATGAGAAATTATCCACTTCATATGAATTACACAAACACTGAGAATGATTATTTACCAAACGATTCAAACACTAGTAATCATTGGTTCAACCAAACTAGATAAACTTTTGATATGAATTTCGACCTGTTTAATTTCAATTCCATAACAACCATATTTCTTCCTAATTCTTTTTGCAGCAACTATTCACTTGTTATTCCCTCAAACAATGTTTCTACAGAGATGAGAAGTAGCAGTAACACTTCAAAAGTTAAAATCTACAGAACAATTTTTATTGTTGGGGGGTGGATGGAGAATCATACAAAAGAATTTAGTGAGGATCGATggaaaatcaacaattttttgaatctggaaagaaaaaaaaccatctGCAATTGGTATTTTGATACTTTGGGGGGTCATTCTACCTCATACAAAGcaagaacaaaaaatataaagactCAAATCATAACATCAGCACTAATGCTGCCACTGAAAAAGAGAAAGGAAGTAAGGAACCATTCCTGGTTTGGATGGAGACAAACAGGGAGAGAGGCGCAATGACATAGATGGAGTTGGGGTTAGATTTGGTATGAGCGGACCATGGTAGATTTGGTACATGGTCTAAtctaaccataaaaaaaaagtggtccATGCTGAACCAATATTTTTACCACTGTGTTTGGTAGAgtagaaatagagaagagagagttAAGGAAGAGAGAAATTGAAGAGAGAGAGTGAAGTTCTCCTGTTTGGTAGTGAAGAGAAATAGGGGAGAGAGACTAAAAACATGTGGACCCCACATAAAATCCTTTCTCTCCAAAGTTGAGAAGAAAGTGAAGGAGATCAGTGATATTTTTGTGTATTCCTTCTATGCCCCTAGTCCAATTTAGTTAATTTTGTATCTCTTATGatgtcagttttttttttttccaccgtcaactttatataatttgaaagtgAATTTAGGAGAAgctattatttttttgcatcAAAGGTAAGCTATTTTTGGtattcgtaattttttttttgttgtacttTTTATAATACAGTATTTTGCGATTTGCCAAATGTATGTtcctgattttttaaaaatttatcaattatgttgaattaaaataagtaattgaaataattaattaattaaatgaatttaaataaaagaattaaattaatttggttGGAAATGTTATATGATGTAGGGGCATTGTAGtacttttcaaaataaacaataCTTCTCTTTtccttatttcttttttctttcttttgtaacAAACAACCCCTCAAATCTACTATATTTCTCACatacttctctcttctcaatatctctctcacctatttctctcttcacaacttttctcccaaaccaaacacaccctgcAAGTCCATTTTATACTTAACCTCTACTCCAAATTGAAGTACTACTCTAATTATTATAGGGGTAATGGTATTTTTTATCGTTGAATgtgtaataaatatttataatagttctttaatgtataaaaaattttaaaatagtctttgattGTGCACAttgttaatcaaaatagtctctgacgTTAAAATAATTTCTCAATACCCACAAAAACTCATTTCAtatagagactaaaatgacAATTAGTAGGTACTTATAAGGATTCATATGataataagtaagtatattgaaggattaatatgacaatattaatgaattattttgttgtcaaggactattttgactaatgaAGTGCACATTCAGGGACTATTATAAAATTTCGATACATTAAAGGACTATCATGACTACTTATTACACATTCAATgatcaaaatgactattacgagtattatcttattattaaattatgaaaaatgttaactagcACTCAAGGGGATAAAAAGAGGAAATTTTGCactgacttttttttattttacatttttaagaatttgactgcacaatttctaagatatttttattatatttgtttgctTAACTAGTATTTAAGGGACACTAATTTAGACACTACTTCCTCcgttttttatcttttgatgtCTTAAGCACAGCATAAATTCTACGCATGAGTATGTGCATAAAATTGCCTCAAAAGCTGTTAATTTTTGTGGTGTGAATAAATAGTAGTTTAAGTGCTTAACCAAATACTAACAAGATAGACTGTCTAATGTCGTGCATAGTGAATCAGTGATTAGGCTTGTATTGATCCAATAAACCCTTACAATTTGTTTCAGAGTTTGGAGGGAGGGAgttaaagaaaggaaaaatatagGGGAATCCTTCACTTTCTCTAGAAGaatattttttagtatttttttaaaaatattataaagagaAGCAgtgaatttaaaaatttatttaaatcgTTCAAGACATCCAAGCTCTTCCTCAATGGATTTTCCAAATTCCCTCATATATTAAAGAATTTTGGActtgtgaaaaataaaataaaatagaatctCAGCAAGGTGGCACGTATACCCTTCCATTTGGTTtttactcattcttttatctcaaagctctctctttcttttttcattcaaattctCGAACAAAGTCTTAGACtcaaattaaagtaaaaaagaaaacatgataAGTCGGACtaaatttaataacaattaaaatgtATGATCTTAAAAGATATATTGGGGTTGTGACTTGTGATAAGTTTGAGTCTTAAGTAGATAGAAGAACTTAAAGACTTAAAACAAGTTAGCAATATATATTAAAAGCAAGCACActaaaaaaaagacaataaaaacatctatccgattataattttttagtgagagaaattcTAACTTCCCTCaacttattttcttcttcatttatcGAAGAGGGGCTagttttgtgtatttttttgatCCGAAATCATCCATTTGCTTCAATTTTCTCTAACTTTATCTAAATAGTTGTTATTCacataatatttcttttagTGATTTCGTCGTTTTAGTTTGGTGTGATTTGGTTTTCCCGTCTTAATGAGGCATATTTTGGTTTTTCAATCTTGTTATGGTGTTTTTCCATTCAGAACGATATATTGACTTCGCCTCATTACATTACATATTcaataaagagaaatgataggAACACTATCTAACATTTACTCTTATATATGATCTATTTCCAATGTGTGGTATTCATAtgaatttcacccaataaaagagtTGGTATTAGAGAGTGTTAGAAAGAATGTTCATAACAATCCTCATTCAACTAATGATGACCCGGACGCTACAAATCTAAAGATATCCATATTTTGATCACTTTAATTCTGCCACTTTTGTAggcaatattttgttttatgctACTAATTTTGATTTGTGAGTTTGTTCCTAAAGTGAAGCTTTTCAATTTTTGCAACACGAATTTTGCTTGTTTTCGATAAAACCTATCAAATTTAATGAATGGTACTTtccaattttgtaaaaataaataaaaaataataatgtgaaGACACTCAATCACAACATCATATGTCACAAATGTTAACTTTGACTAACAAAATGGATGGAAGTGGCTAAATTGCTAccatttaatcaaattaaagaaTCAATATGCACATTTTTTtcgggtcttgttaacgagtgttttcagagcactctttaagcattttaaatttgaaaattattcttttaaaaagtcaattattacaatttttaatgCATTCATTACATAACTTTTCATATAAAACTTATCATTTAATGTGTTTAAAGAGTACTCCGgaagcactcgttaacatttactttttttattagggGAGCAATATAAACCTCATAATAGAGATAAGAGACATAAAAGGTGTTTAAGAAGATAATATAGAACccatttgttttagattttagaaaaattgattttcctttgtatttttaaactatttttatgtTTGGAAATTTACTTGTATAATTTTGACATTCACTAACTTAATACTAATTGTTAGATATTTTacataataaaatcaaatatttttttaaaaaagacatcttttaaaaatgatttttatgaaaaattattcaaactaactttttatttcagagttttttaaaaatattattctaaaaaacttataacaaaatgataaaatatttaaatgataagtTATTCAATCGGATTTTTCATTTGaagcattttttaaaaattatgtattaaaaaattacaacaaaaaaatgttacataataaaaatctattttaaaaaaaccatAACAAGCGGACTAGTAGTatagtaatattaataaaaaatcataatataatttaaaattattaatatagttaaagaaaaataattgtatatatcatttttctttagggatagtatatatcatattttaaaattgatccttaaaaaaaaatcatatggtttaaaattgtatttaagTGATTGTTGTTTATCTAGCAATCATTCTGCTGACGAGGCAATGACTTGCCAATTGAATGTAGGACACCATATCCATCAAATTAATACACATATATAGTACATCCATAGAGCTTTTTCTATCTATGGTTGGGTAAGTTCGTTGGAAGCaccaatagaaaaaattatttgcgTAAAATATAATCTGATTCCATTCCACCATGTATGACTTTGCCAATTTCTGAAGTTAGTTAGCCATAATAGAATGTCTTTTTCATGTGTTTCAAACAAATGTTTAATAAACACAAATGATTTAACTTAGGGACCAGATGCCTAAACCACATTTTGCAACCACTGCCATCCCATAAGATGCCACAATATTGTCTGGCATTTGATCCGTAATCTCCACCAACCTTTCATAATTTCTTCTACCTTACGACTGACTTTTGAAACAGTGTTAAATAAACTGATTTTGATTAAACTATTTGTAAGCAGTGTTAAAAGATTACATattctaccaaaaaatatttaaaacatcCATATCATAACATGGATGGAGCTCATAAGTTAACTATGGATAACTACGGATTTTGATTGAACTCTTTGGATCGTCATGAAATACTAGCCATATCTCGGGTTAAGCTTGAGGGGTTTGAACACGTTTAAACCTCGCATGAGCTGAATAAGGTCACACTTCTTATGCATTTTATTTAGAGATGGCAAAGTAGATTGCCCGCGCTGTTTAACCTCATCCCCAAAGGCGGATTTTCTTGGGGATCCATGAGAGCCATGGCATCTTCCAAGtttgttatatatatgatattaggCATAGATATATCACAATTTTCTCTTGGTTGCAATGGAAGGAGGGTCGAGCTTTTAGTGAAAAGTTGCATGTTCGAGTCCTGCTCAATTGTTCCTGTGGGGAATTGAACCAGCGTCCCCACACTATAATCAAAAGGTTTTCACGAAACTGTTTAACTTATATTACATATTATTTTGACACCCCCAACAAATTAACTCAAGATCCGTCTCACTTTAATCGTCAAAAATGGGATAGTGCAAGGCAAGTCAACTTAAGTTGCCGAGTTTAAATTGTCATCCCGTCCCACTTCTTTGTAGGTAGCAGGGTTGGTGGACCAGCTTATCAACTAGTACTTTGTAGTTTTTCGTtcatattaatcataaaattttataatttgttgttgattttttgttgtGGTGGATGGAGTTTAaacctcagaccttgcatatattatgcatttgtcaactaagctaagctcacatggacatttattgttgattttacCACAACATTAAAATGTTTTGACTTATATATTCACATAATTTGTTGCTATTATTACCAAAATAAACTTTCCAAGAACAAAAATAGCAAAGGTGGGCTAATGATtaaatgatttgatgttgtgattcatattatttctcaaaaaaaaaaaatatatataaaaatgattattttttacactagCTTGCAGGCTGGTCCAGCCACACTATTTCCACCCTGCCTTTTCTATCTAATTAGAGTGAACCAACTTAAGAGATTGAGTTTAAAACATCAACTCGGTTTATTTAAAATAACAGATTAAACTGATTGGTTCGATAGACTCGACCTATTTTACCATCTCTAATTTCGTTCTTATACAAATGGAGAAGAGTTTAAATGAAGAAGATAGTGAGTTATGTTGTAATTTTTGAAGCccttagaagaagaaaaaaaaccagcACTCATCTAACACCATTCAGAATCTCCATTCCATCTCTGTGTATCACATTTATCACTACTACTCTCTCTTCTTCATCTATCCTCTCAAGGGTGTAGAATAACATCGgggtgttcaattttttttcctttttccaaTTTAAAAATCTTATTCTGCAATGGAAATTTAAGAATGTTGGATAAGAAGCCTACATAACCGTTAGCCACCAACATTATTTAAAAGccaaatatacaaaaaaacaaaaccaaactcataatactaatttcatttcatttttcaatcaaCACGTATAACAAACATCAATTTATAAATACCGAAATGTGTCACTAAACCAATAGGCCAAGACCCAACACATCAAACAAAGGTTATCCCTGATCATTATCCCTTTCTTCCagtatcaaaaaaattatcccTTTCTTctatctcaaaaaataaatctaaatttCTTTCATAAAGTTTCTTTCTTCACATAATAAGTGCCTAAAATCTCCACCCGTGAACCCACTCATCACATGAATCTCTGACTCCATTGAGTGGAGAAGAGAGCTACACTTCACAAATTCACTTTACACATTCAACGGTCCAGATTCACTCTTTTCCACTACATTTTTCACTCTCTTTACAATCAATCAACGGTCCTGATTCTACATTCATAAATTACCCTTTTTCactttctttataaattataaccCCTATTTCAGACACATTTTTCTGACTAGTCACAATGAACCCtctaattttctttctattttcactCATCTTAGCATCAACAAACACAGAATCAAAAACACATTGGTTAGACACAAAATCTCTAAAACAactcaaacaaaacataaaccGTAATTCAATAACCCCAGGCTCATGCATCAGCTCCTGGGACTTCACCTTTGACCCATGTGACAATCTCTTCAGTGAAAAATTCACCTGCGGATTCAGATGTGACACCATCATCTCCAATCTGAGTCGAGTCACTGAACTCACTCTCGACCAAGCTGGTTACTCAGGCTCACTTAGCATAGACAATTTTCCTTATCTCAACACACTAGATGTTTCAAACAACTACTTCACTGGTAACATACCAGAATCTTTGTCTAGCTTAACTCGTTTGAGTCGACTCATTCTTTCATCAAACTCTTTCACTGGAGAAATACCATCTTCCATTGGATCTCTTACAAATCTAGAAGAGTTGTATCTTGATAACAACAATCTTCAAGGAACGGTTCCTTCAAGTTTCAACTATCTTAAAAGCTTAACTAGGCTTGATCTTCAACAAAATAAGCTCAGTGGAAAAATACCTAATTTGGGTTCTCTTGAAAATCTTTACTACATGGATCTTAGTAATAATGGATTTTCCGGTGACCCGTTTGGATTTCCGGCGTCTTTGGTTCAGATTTCAATGAGGAACAATAATTTAAGTGGTAGTTTAGCTTCTGAAAGCTTCAAGAATTTGAATTATCTGCAGGTTGTGGATTTCagttcaaacaaaatcaatggCTATGTTCCTTCTATATTCTTTCAGCTTCCATCTTTGCAACAGTTAACACTTTCATTCAACGAATTTTCCTCCATTGAAGCTCCTTCTTATGGAACAGAATCATCTCAAAGCGAGCTTATAGCGGTTGATTTGAGTAATAACCAGCTTGAAGGTTTTTTACCTGCGTTTTTAGCTACGATGCCAAAGCTTTCTTCTTTGTCTTTGGAGAATAACCGGTTCACCGGTTTAATACCGGTTCAGTTTGCATTGAAAACGGTTTTTCCTGAAATTGGGATGGCTCCGTTTGGGAGGCTTTTGTTGGGAGGAAATTATTTGCTCGGTGGGATACCTCGTCCTTTGCTTGTTCTTAAACAAGATTCTGCTAATGTCAGTTTAGTTGATAATTGTTTGTTTAGGTGTCctcatgttttctttttttgtcaaggTGGAACACAAAAATCATCTTTTGAATGTAGTAGTGTAATTATTCCttagtttattttatgaatttctgATTATGatggtttttaatttcattcataCATGTACACTTTTTCCTTTTGGTCTTATTTCTAGCTATCTTCTCTGCTTTCTTTGTGCTAATGATAATCAAAAATACTaaagtataatttttgttttttgggattatttatgtatttatggTCTAGGACTTGTAAATTGATGGATCATTCTAACATGTCATGTCCCTTTAAATGTTTAAAGAATTCAAtatacaatgttttttttgttacattaacaatgtttaaagagtgtttAAGATAAAATTAGCACATTGAATTTCTTAACTTGCCCTTTTAGCACACATTAACATTTACATCAATTTATtaaaggaaatgttaaccaTTGCCCTTCGGGCATTacataaaagaacaaaaataaaaattctatgttgaaaaatgataaaaaataatcaaatcaacttgtaaaagtttataaattattgtttCTGATGTAAAGCTACTAATTTTGGTTACCTTAACTAAAATAAGATATAATAAACCACCGAGTAAGAAGAAAGGGATATAGGGAATTTAGCTTGTGAGTTTAGGCAATGAGGATTGAGGATTATGTTTGGAATTGATTTGGTCAACTAGAGGAGGATCAAGTGCTAGATTTTGTGTCTTCTCCATGACGTTGTAAGCTAGTACCAGTAGTAATAACCATGTGGGATTGGGATGGGAAACCCACGCATGTTTGGGGCCCTCTGTGTCAGTGAGGTTTGCCCGTTACAAAGGAATAGGTCTGGGCCATTGTCAGACAAATTAGAGAAGTTCGGACAGAGAAGTTACCCACAAGAGAagaatgaaaattatatttttatattgaatatttcctattgacacaagtaaatgatcaaattattttcagcggtagttaactcgTTCTGGTATATATTCCGGCAGTTAACTATCTCTGTCTTTGCTGCTTTTTATAATGATTTTATGCTTTTCGGtcgaaaaattaaaataaatcgaaacttattcagaattctacgaaactttacagaccatctatatatatttttttagagttgTCTGCAAATAAAcagctcaaaattcaatttttaggttgatgttttgatgttttcgtgtcttaaattttaggcgcgttaaaaattcatatttaatccgtcCCTTGTcgaaaaattccaattttttgtgggagatgttatttttttgttctaaacatGAGTGCAAAAAAGCGTGAAAAATTTCAACATCTAGGTCACTTTTTCGGACTCACAGTTGAAAAAAATTACGATTTTGCATGGTTcagtcgaaaaatcaaaataaatcgagacTTAGTCCAAATGCAAGGAAACTTTAtagacacctctataaaaatacatatagatgatGTCCAAAGTATAGTAACATTCCGAATAAgtgtcgattttttttttattttttcaattgcgATTTTGCACGTTTCggtcgaaaaaataaaaaaaattgagacttATTTGGAATGTTACGAAAATTTTCACAatatctatatgtatttttaaggAGGTGTCTGTAAAGTTTCGTAGAATTCTGAATAactttcgatttattttgatttttcgaccgaaacgcgtaaaatcataataaaaagcaGCAAAGTCAGAGGCATTTGTCAGAggcagttaactatcgttggggtaatttggtcatttacttgtgtcaataggaagtattcaatgtcaaaaaagcaattttcgaaaaaaattattttgatttcaacccattaaaatattttctctctctctcctatgagttttttgtttttgcatattttgtttgaattctaaaatccaaaatatttaacatgttttggaggattttatgattttttttgtcgtTAAATTTTGTAATCTAAACCAGTGGCGGAACCAGGAATTATAAAGAGCCTTGGTAAAAAAATTATCGTAAAATGTTACGTACTTCCTGCgaataatttcatatttgtcTGCGGATATATCTTTCCTGCGGATCCTAAAATCCTAAAGTATTACCTCACCTAAGAACCTAAATCCTTGACAAAATCTGCAGGAAAAGATAAAACTTCTAGTAATGGCTAGACTTGTTACAAAAAAAGTTGGAGCTAAGTCTGGACTAGTGCTCAGGCTAGCTGGAGGTGGTTCCGCCTCTGATCTAAACTGTATAAGATGCGCAAAAAGTTATACATCGTGATAAAAGAAGCAAATTATTTAGTATGAAAAATATGATAAGTCATTTCTCCTCTCAATTTATCTGGGCTCTCAACTCAAACCCATCTTaatattttaagaagaaaattgtTGCAATCCAGTTTTCTTGCTATTTCATAAGCTAAGAGCTTGCAACAGTTTCATCCTATAAACCACATGCACCTCTAATGATAGCCAAGTTGCCATCTCGGGCAGTTGAAATTTAAGTGTAAGCGGTTAAGGTTCTACATTGATTAGGAATTGAGAAAATCTTATATACAAGAGGGACGATTCATATATCTAATGTTTTAAGGTTTTGGATAAACATAAAGtgtcaaaatattttacttgtcCTAA
Above is a genomic segment from Medicago truncatula cultivar Jemalong A17 chromosome 5, MtrunA17r5.0-ANR, whole genome shotgun sequence containing:
- the LOC11426470 gene encoding probable leucine-rich repeat receptor-like protein kinase At1g35710, whose amino-acid sequence is MNPLIFFLFSLILASTNTESKTHWLDTKSLKQLKQNINRNSITPGSCISSWDFTFDPCDNLFSEKFTCGFRCDTIISNLSRVTELTLDQAGYSGSLSIDNFPYLNTLDVSNNYFTGNIPESLSSLTRLSRLILSSNSFTGEIPSSIGSLTNLEELYLDNNNLQGTVPSSFNYLKSLTRLDLQQNKLSGKIPNLGSLENLYYMDLSNNGFSGDPFGFPASLVQISMRNNNLSGSLASESFKNLNYLQVVDFSSNKINGYVPSIFFQLPSLQQLTLSFNEFSSIEAPSYGTESSQSELIAVDLSNNQLEGFLPAFLATMPKLSSLSLENNRFTGLIPVQFALKTVFPEIGMAPFGRLLLGGNYLLGGIPRPLLVLKQDSANVSLVDNCLFRCPHVFFFCQGGTQKSSFECSSVIIP